In Leptospira licerasiae serovar Varillal str. VAR 010, the sequence GGTCACAGGAAATCGTAATTTCGATCCATTCTATATCTCCGATCCAAAGGACGGTTTTCCCGGATTCGACGCCGAACTTGGAAAAAAATACGCAGAGTTTTTGGGAGTAAAATATACATTTACAAACCGTCCAGAATTCGAGGATTACGCAGAAGCGATCAAGAGCGGAGAAGCGGACATTGCATTTTCGGGTTTAAGTTCTACATTAGAAAGATCTAAAAAAGGAAGTTTCAGTTCTCCTTATTTGGTCTCTACAACCGGTGCATTAGTAAATAAGAATGCACTTCCTCCTCCTCCCGAAGGAAATATCATCTCTACGGTATATTTTAGAAGTGTAAAAGATCTGGATAGCGTGAGCGGGCTCAGTTTTTCCGTCAGGGCATTTTCCGCCAGTCATGAATATCTTCTGAGTATTTTTCCGAATTCCAGAATATTCACATACGGTTCAATGGAAAGCGCTTGGAATTCAGTGAAAGAAGGTCAGG encodes:
- a CDS encoding substrate-binding periplasmic protein — its product is MKYKRTVLRKFGLLFSFLTLAPVFAQNISGSRLDEIQKRGELRVTGNRNFDPFYISDPKDGFPGFDAELGKKYAEFLGVKYTFTNRPEFEDYAEAIKSGEADIAFSGLSSTLERSKKGSFSSPYLVSTTGALVNKNALPPPPEGNIISTVYFRSVKDLDSVSGLSFSVRAFSASHEYLLSIFPNSRIFTYGSMESAWNSVKEGQANCFVGDSLYIKGLLLKQRNILSNFRALIEPVQENHVSALLPKGDIYFSRNFEFFLSELKRTGELKSLEDKYFNRSDWVK